In the genome of Streptococcus mitis, one region contains:
- a CDS encoding integrase: protein MKITQHTKKDGSAVYRSSIYLGIDSVTGKKVKTTISARTKKELRNKATQAKVEFEKNGSTRKQRSHITTYSELVDLFWQTYQHTIKTNTQIKIKGCLNNYFLPSFGTYKLDKLTPVIIQTQVNKWADQYNQDGTGYKEYNHLHALNKRILQYGVSIQALDNNPARDIVIPRKITRDKQEIKYFQDQELKSFLSYLDNLENTFINFYDTVLYKTLLATGLRIRECLALEWSDIDLQNGTIDINKTLNILNQVNSPKTKSSYRVLDIDHKTVLMLRLYRARQAENGRNIGLTYEKVFSDSFDNYVNTRKVDYRLHKHLKNANCTDLGFHAFRHTHASILLNAGLPYKEIQTRLGHAKISVTMDTYSHLSKENQKRAVSFFETALEKIKSS, encoded by the coding sequence ATGAAAATTACACAACACACGAAAAAAGACGGATCAGCAGTCTACCGCTCTAGTATCTATCTTGGCATTGATTCTGTAACTGGTAAGAAGGTCAAGACTACCATATCAGCACGAACAAAAAAAGAACTCAGAAATAAGGCCACTCAGGCCAAGGTAGAATTTGAGAAAAACGGCTCTACACGGAAACAACGCTCACATATAACAACCTATAGCGAACTTGTAGACTTGTTTTGGCAAACCTACCAGCATACCATAAAGACTAATACACAGATAAAGATAAAAGGCTGCTTAAATAACTATTTCTTGCCCTCATTTGGCACTTACAAACTAGATAAACTCACCCCTGTTATTATCCAAACTCAGGTAAATAAGTGGGCGGATCAGTACAATCAGGACGGAACGGGGTATAAAGAATACAATCACCTTCATGCCTTAAATAAACGTATTCTACAATACGGAGTTTCTATCCAGGCATTAGACAATAACCCTGCTCGTGATATTGTCATTCCTAGAAAGATAACAAGAGATAAACAAGAAATTAAATACTTTCAAGATCAGGAACTTAAAAGCTTTCTCTCCTATCTCGATAACCTAGAAAATACCTTTATCAATTTTTATGATACTGTGCTTTATAAAACGCTCCTAGCTACTGGACTGCGCATCCGTGAATGTCTGGCTCTGGAATGGTCTGATATTGACCTGCAGAACGGAACGATCGATATTAACAAAACACTCAACATTTTAAACCAGGTAAACAGTCCTAAGACAAAATCAAGCTATAGAGTTTTAGATATCGATCATAAAACGGTGCTCATGCTTCGTCTCTATCGAGCGAGACAAGCGGAAAACGGTAGAAATATTGGCTTAACCTATGAAAAAGTATTCTCTGATAGCTTTGACAACTATGTCAATACTCGAAAGGTTGATTATCGCCTACATAAGCACTTAAAAAACGCTAACTGTACTGACTTAGGCTTTCATGCTTTCCGACACACTCACGCTAGTATCTTGCTTAATGCTGGTCTACCTTACAAGGAGATACAGACACGGCTTGGCCATGCAAAAATATCTGTAACCATGGACACTTACAGCCATTTATCAAAAGAGAACCAAAAAAGAGCAGTCTCATTCTTTGAAACTGCCCTCGAAAAAATAAAAAGTTCTTAA